In bacterium, a genomic segment contains:
- the selB gene encoding selenocysteine-specific translation elongation factor — MSKTVILGTAGHIDHGKSSLVRALTGTDPDRLKEEKERGITIELGFARLALPSGTLAGIVDVPGHERFVRTMVAGAAGVDIVLLVVAADEGVMPQTREHLDICRLLAVRHGIVVLNKCDKAEGDWMDLQEEEIRALVRGTFLEEAPIVRVSSVTGEGLPELVSVLDRVAAGIPGKDSSDLFRLPVDRSFSMKGFGTVVTGTVFGGTVATGEEVAILPGGTVAKVRGLQVHGGPVDRSAAGTRTAVNLQGVEKESAPRGSVLCHPGTFSPTKSAEVFVEYLPLVPKPLRHRGQVSFHAGTFSCVGRILLYGQAEIPPGGSGYGRVLLSEETVLSGGDRFILRGFSPLANFGYTVGGGAVLHPKPPVRREAWKAVPEALPRLRSEDPAERVLATAEDAGAAGVTPADAAVVAGIGEERTRGILKELAAKGTITDVSGSGKIWSRSAISTASSFCAQVLTKLHDRNPERDGFPREEIASMFPVPPHPGFLSLALEGNASISRQGDLHFLPARKPKEVELGSPLARRIAEFIRAAGDTAPGRAELLEAVKGVSADPKAVEKVVDGLARAGEIVRVKELLFDGAALRGIQEKLVAFLTIRGEVTVPEFKEMTGLSRKYIIPLLEHFDATKITLRVGDRRVLRKK, encoded by the coding sequence ATGTCGAAAACCGTGATCCTCGGGACGGCCGGGCACATCGACCACGGGAAGAGCTCCCTCGTGCGCGCGCTGACCGGCACCGACCCCGACCGGCTGAAGGAGGAGAAGGAGCGGGGGATCACGATCGAGCTCGGGTTCGCGCGCCTTGCCCTCCCGTCCGGCACGCTCGCCGGCATCGTCGACGTGCCGGGACACGAGCGATTCGTACGAACGATGGTGGCCGGTGCGGCGGGGGTCGACATCGTCCTGCTCGTCGTCGCCGCGGACGAGGGGGTGATGCCGCAGACGCGCGAGCATCTCGACATCTGCCGCCTTCTCGCCGTGCGCCACGGGATCGTCGTCCTCAACAAGTGCGACAAGGCGGAGGGCGACTGGATGGATCTCCAGGAGGAGGAGATCCGCGCGCTCGTCCGGGGAACGTTCCTCGAGGAGGCACCGATCGTCCGGGTCTCCTCCGTAACCGGCGAGGGGCTGCCCGAACTGGTTTCCGTCCTCGACCGGGTCGCCGCCGGGATCCCCGGGAAGGACTCCTCGGACCTGTTCCGCCTCCCCGTGGACCGCTCCTTCTCGATGAAGGGGTTCGGCACCGTGGTCACGGGAACGGTGTTCGGAGGGACGGTCGCGACGGGCGAGGAGGTGGCGATCCTCCCGGGGGGGACGGTCGCGAAGGTGCGCGGGCTGCAGGTCCACGGCGGCCCGGTGGATCGATCGGCGGCGGGGACCCGCACCGCGGTCAACCTGCAGGGGGTGGAGAAGGAGAGCGCCCCGCGCGGGTCGGTCCTGTGTCATCCCGGGACGTTCTCCCCCACGAAATCCGCGGAAGTGTTCGTCGAGTACCTTCCCCTGGTCCCCAAGCCGCTTCGCCACCGGGGCCAGGTCTCCTTCCACGCGGGGACCTTCTCCTGCGTCGGGAGGATCCTCCTTTACGGCCAGGCCGAAATCCCACCCGGAGGCTCCGGGTACGGCCGGGTGCTCCTCTCCGAGGAAACGGTCCTTTCGGGGGGCGACCGGTTCATCCTGCGGGGGTTCTCCCCGCTGGCGAATTTCGGATACACCGTCGGCGGCGGGGCCGTGCTGCATCCGAAACCTCCCGTCCGACGGGAGGCCTGGAAGGCGGTCCCGGAGGCGCTTCCCCGGTTGCGCTCGGAAGACCCCGCGGAGCGCGTCCTGGCCACGGCCGAGGATGCCGGCGCGGCGGGCGTCACTCCCGCGGACGCGGCGGTCGTCGCCGGGATCGGGGAGGAGCGGACCCGCGGAATCCTGAAGGAGCTCGCCGCCAAGGGGACGATCACCGATGTCTCCGGGTCTGGCAAAATATGGTCCCGTTCAGCTATTTCCACGGCATCGTCCTTCTGCGCCCAGGTTCTGACGAAGCTGCATGACCGGAATCCGGAACGGGACGGGTTCCCGCGGGAGGAGATCGCCTCCATGTTCCCCGTCCCCCCCCACCCGGGGTTCCTCTCGCTCGCCCTGGAGGGAAACGCCTCCATCTCCCGCCAGGGAGACCTCCACTTCCTCCCGGCCCGCAAGCCGAAGGAGGTGGAACTGGGGAGCCCGCTGGCCCGCCGGATCGCGGAGTTCATCCGCGCGGCGGGTGATACCGCGCCGGGCCGCGCCGAGCTCCTCGAGGCGGTCAAGGGCGTTTCGGCGGATCCGAAGGCGGTGGAGAAGGTGGTCGACGGCCTCGCCCGCGCCGGAGAGATCGTCCGGGTGAAGGAGCTGCTCTTCGACGGGGCGGCGCTGCGGGGAATCCAGGAGAAGCTCGTTGCGTTTCTCACGATACGGGGCGAGGTCACCGTGCCGGAGTTCAAGGAGATGACCGGCCTCTCCCGGAAATACATCATCCCGCTGCTGGAGCACTTCGACGCCACGAAGATCACTTTGCGGGTGGGGGACAGGCGGGTGCTGCGGAAGAAGTAG
- a CDS encoding CHRD domain-containing protein codes for MKNGGIRRVFSGSFVLLAIVVLAGCGWVDDDDDGAVVPVTHSISGQVTLDNGAGLPDVTMELTGASSGNAITDGSGNYTFDNLANGSYTITPSKTGFTFIPTDNTQTVSGADITGVDFTATATALSTFVTMFASLDNTQETTGSTSSGLGGGILGLDNATGKVRGFVVSTGVDNVTGAHVHLGARGVPGDILVDLAPVDLPSATLYTVPDQEFFPDPTGDVASYLAGDLYFNVHNDTFPFVVIRGQIDVP; via the coding sequence TTGAAGAACGGCGGGATTCGACGGGTGTTTTCCGGTTCGTTCGTGCTCTTGGCAATCGTTGTTCTTGCCGGCTGCGGTTGGGTGGACGATGATGACGACGGTGCCGTCGTACCGGTCACGCACAGCATCTCCGGCCAAGTAACGTTGGACAACGGCGCTGGATTACCAGACGTTACCATGGAATTGACCGGGGCAAGCTCCGGTAATGCCATAACCGACGGCAGCGGCAATTACACCTTCGACAATCTTGCGAACGGCAGCTACACCATCACCCCGAGCAAGACAGGGTTTACCTTCATCCCGACGGACAACACGCAAACCGTGAGCGGGGCGGATATCACCGGCGTCGACTTTACCGCAACCGCAACGGCGCTCTCGACCTTCGTCACCATGTTCGCATCCCTGGACAACACCCAAGAGACGACCGGATCGACCTCGAGCGGATTGGGCGGAGGCATCCTTGGATTAGACAACGCCACCGGCAAGGTACGCGGTTTCGTGGTAAGCACAGGGGTGGACAACGTCACGGGGGCGCACGTCCACCTTGGGGCCCGGGGGGTTCCGGGCGACATCCTCGTCGACCTGGCGCCGGTCGACCTGCCCAGCGCCACCTTGTACACCGTTCCGGACCAAGAGTTCTTTCCGGACCCCACAGGGGACGTAGCGAGTTACCTCGCGGGGGACTTATATTTCAACGTTCACAACGACACTTTCCCCTTCGTGGTGATCCGCGGGCAGATCGACGTTCCCTGA
- a CDS encoding metalloregulator ArsR/SmtB family transcription factor, producing the protein MKKTSKLFKALSDETRLRILKMLEVRPLCVCEIQHVLKGSQPNVSHHLKTLSEAGLVDSTRDGLWIAYRIADTPDTPLHASALALLRRSLKDEERVKKDRAVVKSVNRIEIALKK; encoded by the coding sequence TTGAAGAAAACATCGAAACTGTTCAAGGCGCTCTCCGACGAGACGCGCCTGCGGATCCTGAAGATGCTCGAGGTGAGGCCCCTGTGCGTGTGCGAGATCCAGCACGTCCTGAAGGGTTCCCAGCCGAACGTGTCCCATCACCTGAAGACGCTCTCCGAAGCGGGGCTGGTCGATTCGACGCGGGACGGCCTCTGGATCGCCTACCGGATCGCGGATACGCCCGACACCCCGCTCCACGCCTCCGCGCTGGCGCTCCTCCGCCGCTCGCTGAAGGACGAAGAGCGGGTGAAGAAGGACCGGGCCGTCGTGAAAAGCGTCAACCGGATCGAGATCGCCCTGAAGAAGTGA
- a CDS encoding rhomboid family intramembrane serine protease, translating into MNCPYCKIASMGAVASGEVEVDRCRTCGAAWFDPGEIRELTQGRLLAEEDAEPGTDPFPPAKEEKGAALRLAWGEARELSCPRCGGPLRPVDFQLTGVPVFRCAGCGGMLVSRRSANALSARFKFQRDHARLYESLGASMAEEVRGRMNRRLGLDVAEVHPGQIPLPLLVPLADGASPGSRPPLVVYGILFLTVAVYLLSWVGAGEGAVLQGRLALASGTGFSGVPKFALLLAPFLNGGIVPLIVGCLFLFVLGDNVEDRLGRVPFLLFYLFCGAVAGAAHVLWGKAGMPAALGSAGAVAGVLGAYLVFFPDVPIEMYGMGRVATVPAYLFACAWAVAVFLWGWGPGPLSNLLNPAPYSLAGHLAGFGTGMACAALCRSME; encoded by the coding sequence GTGAATTGCCCGTACTGCAAGATCGCGTCGATGGGCGCCGTGGCGTCCGGCGAGGTGGAGGTCGACCGGTGCCGCACGTGCGGGGCGGCCTGGTTCGACCCCGGGGAGATCCGCGAGCTGACGCAGGGGCGGCTGCTCGCCGAAGAGGACGCCGAGCCCGGGACCGATCCCTTCCCTCCCGCGAAGGAGGAGAAGGGCGCCGCCCTGCGGCTCGCCTGGGGCGAGGCCCGGGAACTATCCTGTCCGCGGTGCGGCGGTCCGCTCCGTCCCGTCGACTTCCAGCTCACGGGGGTCCCGGTTTTCCGGTGCGCAGGGTGCGGCGGGATGCTTGTCTCCCGGCGCTCCGCGAACGCCCTGTCCGCGCGCTTCAAGTTCCAGCGCGACCACGCGCGGCTCTACGAATCCCTCGGCGCCTCGATGGCGGAAGAGGTCCGGGGCCGGATGAACCGCCGGCTCGGCCTGGACGTTGCCGAGGTGCATCCCGGGCAGATCCCGCTGCCGCTCCTCGTTCCCCTGGCGGACGGGGCGTCTCCCGGGTCGCGTCCCCCCTTGGTGGTGTACGGGATCCTCTTCCTGACGGTGGCGGTCTACCTTCTTTCCTGGGTCGGCGCGGGAGAAGGGGCCGTCCTGCAGGGGCGCCTGGCCCTCGCTTCCGGGACGGGATTTTCCGGCGTGCCGAAGTTCGCGCTGCTGCTGGCCCCTTTCCTCAACGGAGGGATCGTGCCTCTCATCGTCGGGTGCCTTTTCCTCTTCGTCCTGGGGGACAACGTGGAAGATCGGCTGGGGAGGGTTCCGTTCCTCCTCTTTTATCTCTTTTGCGGCGCGGTCGCGGGCGCCGCGCACGTCCTGTGGGGAAAGGCGGGAATGCCCGCCGCGCTCGGCTCCGCCGGCGCCGTGGCGGGGGTGCTGGGCGCCTACCTCGTCTTCTTCCCGGACGTGCCGATCGAGATGTACGGAATGGGGCGGGTCGCCACGGTACCCGCCTACCTCTTCGCGTGCGCCTGGGCGGTCGCCGTCTTCCTGTGGGGGTGGGGACCCGGGCCCCTGTCGAACCTGCTCAACCCCGCGCCGTACTCCCTCGCGGGGCACCTGGCCGGCTTCGGGACGGGCATGGCATGCGCGGCCCTCTGCCGCTCCATGGAGTGA
- a CDS encoding ABC transporter permease, producing the protein MILRLAGLRHLSRHPLQLAFGVVGVAMGVAAVFSIDLANESARRAFRISAQTVAGKATHRIVGGPSGLDEALYEALRRRGGMRTIAPIVEGYARVPAYSGVTLHILGVDPFAEAPFRDYTPGTEAGTDVPRLLTHHGAVLLLEGTAKRLGVTPGEDLPLRVALAPASVTLAGFLRPGDEVTRQALEATAVADISTAQELLGKEGRLSRIDLLVPGGTEGETTLSRIREILPPEAEILPAGARGSALEQMTRAFSLNLSALSLLALVVGMFLVYNTMTFSVLQRRQIVGTLRALGVTRGEVFAQVLSEAAALGAAGTVLGLPLGFLLGKFLLGMVTRSIGDLYFTLSVREVSVTAWTILKAVGLGTLGAVVASLWPAHEATSTPPRDVMRRSAIETGVRKILPVVSTAGAGLILLGVGVQLYPSRSISLSFGGLFSIVAGYALLAPGGAILLARCIRPVLSLAFGTQGAMAARSIPASISRTGVAAAALVVAVSTTVGIGIMIDSFRRTVSDWLDQSLQADIYVSSTEDRRGPGQTSLPPELIEDVSSAPGIRQVALVSRRTLESPSGYTDLFVMRIPRESFDAFRFREGDARSAWESMRGGAVIVSDPYAYRHGVRKGGTVRLRTDRGEREFPVAGVYFDYSSDQGLVAILGDTYERFWDDRGVDSIGIRLSPGTLPDAAIGRIRGIAGDRPVLIRSNRSLREASLRVFDRTFAVTNVLRALSILIAFVGVLNALLAIQMERTREHAVLRAIGLTPRQAWGLVAGESAVLGTVAGLLAVPLGAAQAVVLIRFINRRSFGWTMQTFVDPWILLQALGLALAASILAGLYPASRLARFSPARALREE; encoded by the coding sequence GTGATCCTCCGGCTTGCCGGCCTGCGCCACCTTTCGCGGCATCCCCTGCAGTTGGCGTTCGGCGTCGTGGGCGTCGCCATGGGGGTGGCGGCGGTCTTCTCGATCGACCTCGCCAACGAGAGCGCCCGGCGCGCCTTCCGGATCTCCGCGCAGACCGTCGCGGGGAAAGCGACCCACCGGATCGTCGGGGGCCCATCCGGACTGGACGAGGCGCTGTACGAAGCGCTCCGGCGCCGCGGGGGAATGCGGACGATCGCCCCGATCGTCGAGGGGTACGCCCGCGTTCCCGCGTACTCCGGGGTCACCCTGCACATCCTGGGCGTCGACCCGTTCGCCGAGGCGCCTTTCCGTGACTACACGCCGGGGACGGAGGCGGGGACCGACGTTCCCCGCCTCCTGACGCATCACGGCGCCGTGCTCCTCCTCGAGGGGACGGCGAAGCGGCTGGGGGTCACTCCAGGGGAAGATCTCCCGCTGCGGGTCGCTCTCGCACCCGCGAGCGTCACGCTCGCGGGCTTCCTTCGGCCTGGAGACGAGGTGACCCGACAGGCGCTGGAGGCGACCGCCGTCGCGGACATCTCGACGGCCCAGGAGCTCCTCGGCAAGGAGGGGCGGTTGTCCCGGATCGACCTGCTGGTCCCCGGGGGTACGGAGGGGGAGACGACCCTTTCCCGGATCCGGGAGATCCTTCCCCCGGAAGCGGAGATCCTCCCCGCGGGCGCCAGGGGGAGCGCCCTGGAACAGATGACCCGCGCCTTCTCCCTGAACCTCAGCGCCCTGAGCCTCCTCGCCCTCGTGGTGGGCATGTTCCTCGTCTACAACACGATGACCTTTTCTGTCCTGCAGCGCCGGCAGATCGTCGGGACATTGCGGGCGCTCGGAGTCACGAGGGGGGAAGTGTTCGCGCAGGTCCTCTCCGAAGCGGCGGCCCTCGGTGCGGCGGGGACGGTCCTGGGGCTTCCCCTCGGGTTCCTCCTCGGCAAGTTCCTGCTGGGGATGGTCACCCGCTCCATCGGGGACCTGTACTTCACACTTTCCGTCCGGGAGGTCTCGGTGACGGCGTGGACCATTCTCAAGGCGGTGGGACTGGGGACACTCGGCGCGGTCGTGGCGTCCCTGTGGCCCGCACATGAGGCGACTTCCACCCCGCCCCGGGACGTGATGCGCCGTTCCGCCATCGAAACGGGGGTCAGGAAGATTCTCCCCGTTGTGTCGACGGCGGGGGCCGGCCTGATCCTGCTGGGCGTCGGGGTGCAGCTCTATCCCTCCCGGAGCATTTCCCTGTCCTTCGGCGGACTCTTCTCCATCGTGGCGGGGTACGCGCTCCTCGCCCCGGGGGGGGCCATCCTCCTGGCCCGGTGCATTCGGCCGGTCCTCTCCCTGGCGTTCGGCACGCAGGGAGCGATGGCGGCCCGTAGCATCCCGGCTTCGATCAGCCGGACGGGGGTGGCGGCGGCCGCTCTCGTGGTCGCGGTGTCCACCACGGTGGGGATCGGGATCATGATCGACAGCTTCCGCCGGACGGTTTCCGACTGGCTCGACCAGTCCCTGCAGGCGGACATCTATGTCTCCTCCACGGAGGACCGCCGGGGTCCCGGCCAGACGTCCCTCCCGCCGGAACTGATCGAGGACGTCTCGTCCGCCCCGGGGATCCGCCAGGTCGCCCTCGTCAGCCGACGGACGCTGGAGTCTCCTTCGGGGTACACCGACCTGTTCGTGATGAGGATCCCGCGGGAGAGCTTCGACGCCTTCCGTTTCCGGGAAGGCGACGCCCGCAGCGCCTGGGAGTCGATGCGCGGCGGCGCCGTCATCGTTTCGGACCCGTACGCGTACCGCCACGGGGTGAGGAAGGGGGGCACGGTGCGCCTGCGCACCGATCGGGGAGAGCGGGAGTTCCCCGTGGCGGGCGTCTATTTCGACTACAGCTCGGACCAGGGGCTGGTGGCCATTCTCGGGGATACGTACGAACGGTTCTGGGACGACCGGGGCGTGGATTCGATCGGGATCCGGCTGTCGCCCGGAACCCTCCCCGACGCCGCGATCGGGCGGATCCGCGGGATCGCCGGCGACCGGCCGGTCCTGATCCGCTCCAACCGGTCCCTGAGGGAAGCGTCGCTCCGGGTCTTCGACCGGACCTTCGCCGTGACGAACGTCCTTCGCGCCCTCTCCATCCTGATCGCCTTCGTCGGGGTCCTGAACGCGCTGCTGGCGATCCAGATGGAGCGCACCCGGGAGCACGCCGTGCTGCGGGCCATCGGGCTCACCCCCCGGCAGGCGTGGGGGCTGGTCGCCGGGGAGTCCGCCGTGCTCGGAACGGTCGCCGGGCTCCTCGCCGTCCCGCTCGGGGCGGCGCAGGCGGTGGTGCTCATCCGGTTCATCAACCGCCGCTCCTTCGGGTGGACGATGCAGACGTTCGTCGACCCGTGGATCCTGCTCCAGGCCCTGGGGCTTGCCCTGGCCGCCTCCATTCTCGCCGGGCTCTACCCGGCGAGCCGGCTGGCGCGGTTCTCCCCCGCGCGTGCGCTTCGGGAGGAGTGA
- a CDS encoding Smr/MutS family protein, with the protein MPHMDERTRKKPVPGGSGPAGEPPPHPVPVEESIDLHAFSPRDVVSVVEEYLEAAAGKRYRQVRLIHGKGTGAQRAAVRALLARHPRVESYSDAPPEAGGWGATRVTLKPPGD; encoded by the coding sequence ATGCCGCACATGGATGAACGCACCCGGAAGAAGCCGGTCCCCGGAGGTTCCGGACCGGCGGGGGAACCGCCCCCGCACCCCGTGCCTGTGGAGGAGAGCATCGACCTGCACGCGTTCTCCCCGCGGGACGTCGTCTCCGTCGTGGAGGAGTATCTGGAAGCGGCGGCGGGGAAACGGTACCGGCAGGTGCGCCTGATCCATGGAAAGGGAACCGGAGCCCAGCGGGCGGCGGTGCGCGCTCTCCTCGCGCGCCATCCGCGCGTCGAGAGCTATTCGGACGCCCCGCCGGAAGCCGGCGGGTGGGGGGCGACGCGGGTGACCCTCAAACCGCCGGGGGATTGA
- a CDS encoding menaquinone biosynthesis decarboxylase produces the protein MAFRDLREFLAALESRGELRRIRAEVSPELEAAEIADRAVKSGGPAILFENVRGTSVPLAMNLFGTMERMCFALGVPRLDDIAERVQEVIEPEIPTNFLEKLKMLPKLARLADFVPKTVSSAPCQEVVEKDRPSLSFLPVVKTWPGDGGPFITLPLVFTKDPKTGRRNVGMYRMHVYDETTTGMHWHVHKGGAQHFRGFRGKRERMPVAVALGGDPATIYAASAPLPEDMDEMMFAGFLRKEPVELVRCRTIDIEVPAHAEVILEGYVDPDEQRVEGPFGDHTGYYSLADRYPVFHVTCVTRRRDPVYPATIVGKPPMEDVYLGKATERIFLPLLRKIVPEVADMNLPIEGIFHNFAFFSIDKRYPGHARKVMCAVWGLGLLMFSKFVVIFDSDVNIQDMSEALWRIGNNVDPRRDTMIVDGPVDALEHASPIPHYGSKMGIDATRKWPSEGFTREWPGDIAMPGEITDLVTRRWKEYGF, from the coding sequence ATGGCGTTTCGCGACCTGCGCGAGTTTCTCGCCGCCCTCGAGTCGCGCGGCGAGCTCCGGCGCATCCGGGCGGAGGTCTCCCCGGAGCTGGAGGCGGCGGAGATCGCCGATCGGGCGGTGAAGTCCGGGGGGCCGGCGATCCTCTTCGAGAACGTCCGGGGGACGTCGGTGCCGCTCGCGATGAACCTCTTCGGGACGATGGAGCGGATGTGCTTCGCGCTGGGCGTCCCGCGGCTCGACGACATCGCGGAGCGCGTCCAGGAGGTGATCGAGCCGGAGATCCCCACGAACTTCCTCGAGAAGCTCAAGATGCTCCCCAAGCTCGCCCGCCTGGCCGACTTCGTCCCGAAGACCGTCTCCTCCGCCCCGTGCCAGGAGGTAGTCGAGAAGGACCGTCCGTCCCTGTCGTTCCTGCCGGTGGTGAAGACATGGCCCGGCGACGGCGGGCCGTTCATCACGCTCCCCCTGGTCTTCACGAAGGACCCGAAGACGGGGCGCCGAAACGTCGGGATGTACCGGATGCACGTCTACGACGAGACGACGACGGGGATGCACTGGCACGTGCACAAGGGAGGGGCGCAGCATTTCCGGGGCTTCCGGGGGAAGAGGGAGCGGATGCCCGTGGCGGTCGCCCTCGGCGGCGATCCGGCGACGATCTATGCGGCCTCCGCGCCGCTGCCCGAGGACATGGACGAGATGATGTTCGCCGGATTCTTGAGGAAGGAGCCGGTGGAGCTCGTCCGCTGCAGGACGATCGACATCGAGGTGCCCGCGCACGCCGAGGTGATCCTCGAAGGGTACGTCGATCCCGACGAGCAGCGGGTCGAGGGCCCCTTCGGCGACCACACGGGGTACTACTCCCTCGCCGACCGGTACCCCGTCTTCCACGTGACGTGCGTCACGCGCAGGAGGGATCCCGTCTACCCGGCGACGATCGTCGGGAAGCCGCCGATGGAGGACGTCTACCTCGGGAAGGCGACGGAGCGGATCTTCCTCCCGCTCCTGCGGAAGATCGTCCCCGAGGTGGCGGACATGAACCTCCCGATCGAGGGGATCTTCCACAACTTCGCCTTCTTCTCCATCGACAAGCGGTACCCCGGCCACGCACGGAAGGTGATGTGCGCCGTGTGGGGGCTGGGTCTGCTCATGTTCTCCAAGTTCGTCGTGATCTTCGACTCCGACGTGAACATCCAGGACATGAGCGAAGCGCTCTGGCGGATCGGGAACAACGTCGACCCGCGCCGGGACACGATGATCGTGGACGGCCCCGTGGACGCCCTCGAGCACGCCTCCCCGATCCCGCACTACGGCTCGAAGATGGGGATCGACGCGACGCGGAAATGGCCGTCGGAGGGGTTCACGCGCGAGTGGCCCGGGGACATCGCGATGCCCGGGGAGATCACCGATCTCGTCACCCGCCGGTGGAAGGAGTACGGCTTCTGA
- a CDS encoding carotenoid 1,2-hydratase: MSRRRIFFIVTLCAAALLASGWFLRRVPAPLPAPSTPPASVTALLGGEEPTGFARATVPRDFRFPDDHGPHPEFRHEWWYFTGNLRTPGGRRFGYQLTFFRFALSPDRIDRGSRWATNQAYMAHFAVTDVRGNRFRFFERTGRGALGLAGATLRPFRVWIDDWSAEGAEASTLPIRLHASEGETSIDLVLDSARPVVPQGERGLSRKGAVPGNASYYYSMTRLATRGNVRVEDTSFPVEGTSWLDREWGTSSLEKGQSGWDWFALQLSDGRDLMFYRLRRRDGGADPFSAGALVLPDGTFRPLSPDGVRIETLEYWRSPESGARYPSRWRLGIPSEGLELEVVPRIADQELRAAVRYWEGAVGVRGTSRGEPVGGDGYVELTGYGEMGGR; the protein is encoded by the coding sequence ATGTCGCGGCGCCGGATCTTCTTCATCGTCACTCTTTGCGCGGCCGCGCTCCTCGCTTCCGGCTGGTTTCTGCGGCGCGTTCCCGCCCCGCTCCCCGCGCCCTCAACCCCGCCCGCGTCCGTGACCGCGCTGCTGGGCGGGGAAGAGCCGACCGGGTTCGCCCGCGCAACGGTCCCTCGCGACTTCCGGTTCCCGGACGACCACGGCCCGCACCCGGAGTTCCGCCACGAGTGGTGGTACTTTACCGGCAACCTCCGGACACCCGGGGGAAGGCGCTTCGGGTACCAGCTCACCTTCTTCCGTTTCGCCCTGTCCCCGGACCGCATCGACCGGGGGTCGCGGTGGGCGACGAACCAGGCGTACATGGCCCACTTCGCCGTCACCGACGTGCGGGGGAACCGGTTCCGTTTCTTCGAGCGGACCGGCCGCGGCGCTCTCGGCCTGGCCGGGGCGACCCTGCGACCGTTTCGGGTGTGGATCGACGACTGGTCCGCGGAAGGGGCGGAAGCCTCCACTTTGCCGATCCGGTTGCATGCCTCGGAAGGGGAAACGTCGATCGACCTCGTCCTCGACTCCGCGCGGCCGGTCGTTCCGCAGGGGGAGCGGGGGCTCAGCCGGAAGGGCGCCGTCCCGGGGAACGCGTCGTACTACTACTCGATGACCCGCCTCGCGACTCGCGGGAACGTGCGTGTGGAAGATACTTCGTTCCCGGTGGAGGGGACCTCCTGGCTGGACCGGGAGTGGGGGACCAGTTCCCTTGAGAAGGGGCAATCCGGCTGGGACTGGTTCGCCCTTCAGCTGTCGGACGGGAGGGACCTCATGTTCTACCGGCTCCGCCGCCGGGACGGCGGGGCCGATCCGTTCAGCGCCGGCGCACTGGTCCTCCCGGACGGCACCTTCCGGCCGCTGTCCCCCGACGGCGTGCGGATCGAGACCCTCGAATACTGGAGGAGCCCGGAAAGCGGCGCACGGTATCCTTCCCGCTGGCGGCTCGGCATCCCGTCCGAAGGGCTGGAGCTGGAAGTCGTCCCCCGCATCGCGGACCAGGAACTGCGCGCCGCCGTCCGGTACTGGGAAGGAGCGGTCGGGGTCCGGGGAACATCCCGCGGGGAGCCGGTCGGGGGGGACGGGTACGTCGAGCTGACGGGATACGGAGAAATGGGCGGGCGCTGA
- a CDS encoding ABC transporter ATP-binding protein, which yields MGILPEGAERTLLVELRGLTKSYPEGEGERVVFRDLSAGIRRGETVALLGRSGSGKSTLLNLIAGIDIPTAGEVFLDGTNLTGLSEQGRTLFRRRHIGLVFQSFNLLPTLTVMENLLLPLELNGRTGRMARMAAEDLLGGVGLADRAGAYPDRLSGGEQQRVAVARAVVHEPVLLLADEPTGSLDAETGARILDLLVGIARTGGRTMVVVTHSDAVARAADRVLVLRDDRLVEEALPGEAQT from the coding sequence ATGGGAATCCTTCCGGAGGGAGCGGAGCGGACGCTCCTCGTGGAACTGCGCGGACTGACGAAGAGCTACCCCGAGGGGGAAGGCGAACGGGTCGTGTTCCGGGATCTATCCGCCGGAATCCGCCGGGGCGAGACGGTGGCCCTCCTCGGCCGCAGCGGCTCCGGGAAATCGACCCTCCTGAACCTCATCGCCGGCATCGACATCCCCACCGCGGGCGAGGTGTTCCTCGACGGGACGAACCTGACCGGCCTGTCCGAGCAGGGGCGGACGCTGTTCCGGCGTCGCCACATCGGCCTCGTCTTCCAGTCGTTCAACCTCCTACCCACCCTGACGGTGATGGAGAACCTCCTCCTCCCGCTGGAGCTGAACGGCAGGACCGGGAGGATGGCGCGGATGGCGGCCGAAGACCTACTCGGGGGGGTCGGCCTCGCAGACCGGGCCGGCGCGTACCCGGATCGTCTTTCCGGCGGGGAGCAGCAGCGGGTCGCGGTCGCCCGCGCGGTGGTCCACGAACCGGTCCTCCTGCTGGCGGACGAGCCGACGGGGAGCCTGGACGCCGAAACGGGGGCGCGGATCCTCGATCTCCTCGTCGGGATCGCGCGGACCGGGGGGCGAACGATGGTCGTCGTGACCCACAGCGACGCCGTGGCACGGGCCGCCGACCGGGTGCTCGTCCTCCGGGACGACCGCCTCGTGGAAGAGGCGCTCCCGGGGGAGGCGCAGACGTGA